From Domibacillus sp. DTU_2020_1001157_1_SI_ALB_TIR_016, a single genomic window includes:
- a CDS encoding phosphatase PAP2 family protein, translated as MKRKLMNLVTTLAVLTMGCSALPVQAASQSSDIEGSVAKDKLSKPSKPQGTTEEVNIDVPKAEQPLPAVDNGGNANDSVLKNIAATNPFINILDGFDQIWSMNQPDWRDGTALTKPGANGKIAKYGDGPTVYFDGYKNDETKVVADKKTYANEEIRDAETWEANIKYVEDVTKNRTDEEALAAYYDDQRDKIYSMMEAYGPLANTYVDIIKPTTSIVRSPEDMNKVLEEATAEDESQGMGQWKESELSDAMDLVHLIRFRSPSSSNPAKYFFSSPRPYRMNSNGEVKEVVDQNGLPVWETIGSGESVVEKLPSGGTKETGERHFQQYETNVEVIPALEYVRRKAEDGRGKDGAFPSGHTSASYLSTFGFAYATPERYAEFLTRAAQMGENRIVAGMHSPLDVIGARIQSTAMTAFAYNLAENKEVLDKAYENAGEVFGELAQSKGMSLYEYAHTVTEDYKFKSAYDEEKWEDHEANKAFYREKLTYGLPQTGTKGLDPVVPKGAEVLLETRQPYLTDQQRREVLYTTEIESGYPVIDESNGWGRIDLVTAADGYGAFLNNVTVDMDASKGRFNAHDWWRNDITGNGMLTKKGTGMLTLTGDNSYTGGTLLKEGTLEATSTAAFGKGDLYLENGTVSVDADGPLNLNGNFTIEAGNLDIAMDDDSSQVNVDGLLYLDGGDLNLDLSNYEIGKAKDITLVTADKVKGKFDNVTASGYKVTVKYKGNSVIASIKAKK; from the coding sequence ATGAAAAGAAAATTAATGAACTTAGTAACAACACTTGCAGTGTTAACGATGGGATGTTCCGCGCTTCCTGTTCAGGCCGCCAGCCAATCTTCTGATATCGAGGGGAGCGTTGCGAAAGATAAGCTTTCAAAACCTTCAAAACCACAAGGAACTACTGAAGAAGTAAATATAGATGTTCCTAAAGCTGAGCAACCTTTACCCGCAGTGGATAATGGCGGAAATGCAAATGATTCTGTCTTAAAGAATATAGCTGCGACCAATCCTTTTATTAATATTTTAGATGGTTTTGATCAAATCTGGTCAATGAATCAACCGGATTGGAGAGACGGAACAGCGTTAACTAAACCAGGTGCAAATGGTAAGATTGCAAAATATGGCGACGGACCTACCGTTTATTTTGATGGATATAAAAATGATGAAACAAAAGTAGTAGCTGATAAGAAAACATATGCAAACGAAGAAATCAGAGATGCTGAGACTTGGGAAGCTAATATAAAATATGTAGAAGATGTTACGAAAAACAGAACAGATGAAGAGGCATTAGCAGCCTATTACGATGATCAAAGAGATAAGATATATAGTATGATGGAAGCTTATGGGCCTTTAGCTAATACATACGTAGATATAATTAAACCGACAACAAGTATTGTAAGATCACCAGAGGACATGAATAAGGTATTGGAAGAAGCAACCGCTGAAGACGAAAGCCAGGGAATGGGGCAATGGAAGGAATCTGAACTTTCAGATGCGATGGATTTAGTTCATTTAATTAGATTTAGAAGTCCTTCTTCGTCAAACCCTGCTAAGTACTTTTTCTCTTCACCAAGACCATACAGAATGAATTCAAATGGAGAAGTGAAAGAAGTTGTTGATCAGAACGGTTTACCTGTTTGGGAAACAATCGGCAGTGGTGAAAGTGTAGTAGAAAAATTGCCTTCAGGCGGTACAAAAGAAACAGGAGAAAGACATTTCCAACAATATGAAACGAATGTGGAAGTAATTCCTGCATTAGAATATGTAAGAAGAAAAGCGGAAGACGGAAGAGGAAAAGATGGAGCTTTTCCGAGTGGGCATACAAGTGCATCGTATTTGTCAACATTCGGGTTTGCATATGCAACACCGGAAAGATATGCTGAATTTTTAACAAGAGCAGCTCAAATGGGAGAAAATAGAATAGTGGCCGGAATGCACTCTCCACTTGATGTGATAGGAGCAAGAATACAATCTACAGCAATGACTGCATTTGCATATAATCTTGCAGAAAACAAAGAGGTATTGGATAAGGCGTATGAAAATGCTGGAGAGGTATTCGGTGAATTAGCCCAATCAAAAGGAATGAGCTTGTACGAATATGCACATACCGTAACAGAGGATTATAAGTTTAAAAGTGCGTACGATGAAGAAAAGTGGGAAGACCATGAAGCAAATAAAGCTTTCTATCGGGAAAAACTTACTTACGGATTACCTCAAACAGGAACAAAAGGTTTAGACCCTGTAGTACCTAAAGGGGCAGAAGTTTTATTGGAAACTCGTCAACCTTATTTAACAGATCAACAACGCAGAGAAGTATTATATACCACAGAAATTGAATCAGGCTACCCTGTAATAGACGAGTCAAATGGTTGGGGCAGAATTGATTTAGTAACAGCAGCTGATGGATATGGTGCGTTTTTAAACAATGTAACAGTTGATATGGATGCTTCAAAAGGAAGATTTAATGCCCATGATTGGTGGAGAAATGATATTACTGGCAATGGTATGCTTACCAAGAAAGGGACAGGAATGCTTACATTGACAGGAGATAACAGTTATACAGGAGGCACATTGCTAAAAGAAGGAACGCTAGAAGCTACTTCTACGGCTGCTTTTGGTAAAGGCGATCTTTATTTAGAAAATGGAACAGTTTCAGTTGATGCAGATGGACCTTTAAATCTAAATGGCAATTTTACAATAGAAGCTGGAAACTTAGATATTGCAATGGATGATGATAGCAGTCAAGTAAATGTTGATGGACTGTTATACCTTGATGGTGGGGACCTGAATTTAGATCTTTCTAATTATGAAATAGGGAAGGCTAAAGACATTACTTTGGTGACTGCCGACAAGGTGAAAGGCAAATTCGATAATGTAACTGCTAGTGGTTACAAGGTAACTGTCAAATATAAAGGTAATAGTGTTATTGCAAGTATCAAAGCAAAAAAATAG
- a CDS encoding MIP/aquaporin family protein, with protein sequence MEPPVLFKRCVAEGIGTALLVLIGAGTAAFNGVITTSNNAATTLADIGVISVAFAIVVMAMIFTIGKISGCHINPAVTIGLAATGHFAWKEVPAYLIAQCVGGIIGAMAIVAVLGMDGLHLGGLGATSLGPSTGYVQGMVVEAIAAFVLMFVIMGIAVDSDAPGNWAGLVIGLTVGGLIMLTAGATGASFNPARTFGPYVINSLAGGNISWAQFPVYVIGPIIGAIGGAVAYKGLTTKQQVAGSAPRSVKV encoded by the coding sequence ATGGAACCCCCAGTTCTGTTCAAACGATGTGTGGCTGAAGGTATCGGAACTGCTTTACTCGTACTCATTGGTGCTGGAACTGCGGCGTTTAATGGGGTCATTACAACAAGTAATAATGCGGCGACGACACTTGCGGATATCGGCGTAATAAGTGTTGCCTTTGCGATTGTCGTCATGGCGATGATTTTTACAATCGGAAAAATCTCCGGCTGCCATATTAATCCTGCCGTTACAATTGGTTTAGCAGCCACCGGTCACTTTGCCTGGAAAGAAGTTCCCGCATACCTCATTGCTCAGTGCGTTGGCGGTATCATCGGTGCAATGGCGATTGTTGCTGTTCTTGGAATGGACGGTCTTCACCTTGGAGGGTTAGGTGCAACATCACTTGGTCCAAGTACAGGCTATGTACAGGGGATGGTTGTGGAAGCGATCGCAGCATTTGTACTTATGTTTGTGATTATGGGGATTGCTGTTGATTCGGACGCCCCGGGAAATTGGGCAGGGCTTGTAATTGGATTGACGGTAGGGGGACTGATCATGTTAACAGCTGGGGCAACTGGCGCTTCGTTTAACCCCGCTCGGACATTTGGCCCCTATGTGATAAATAGCTTAGCAGGTGGCAATATCAGCTGGGCACAGTTTCCCGTTTATGTGATTGGACCGATTATCGGTGCGATAGGGGGAGCCGTTGCTTATAAAGGGTTAACAACAAAGCAGCAGGTGGCCGGGTCTGCCCCCCGCTCTGTTAAAGTGTGA
- the fdhA gene encoding formaldehyde dehydrogenase, glutathione-independent — protein MSGNKAVAYVKPGKVEIQDIGYPDLVLRDGPGVNPLNVGRKCNHGVILKVVTTNICGSDQHMVRGRTTAPTGLVLGHEITGEVIEVGSDVEFIKKGDLVSVPFNIACGRCRSCKERDTHICENVNPDRPGSAYGYVDMGGWVGGQSEYVMVPYADFQLLKFPDKDQAMEKIKDLTMLSDIFPTGYHGAVSAGVKPGSTVYIAGAGPVGLAAAHSAQLLGAAVVIVGDLNGDRLQQAKSFGCETVNLHEHPDLGEQIEQILGVPEVDCAVDCVGFEASGHGANAGEAPATVLNSIMTVTRAGGKLGIPGLYVTGDPGGIDEDARIGTLKVRLGLGWAKAHTFVTGQTPVMKYHRDLMAAILSGRAQIAKAVNATVIALEDAPRGYQEFDQGAARKYVIDPHGLVK, from the coding sequence ATGAGTGGAAACAAAGCAGTCGCGTATGTGAAGCCAGGCAAGGTGGAAATACAGGACATAGGTTATCCCGATTTAGTGTTAAGAGACGGCCCAGGTGTTAATCCACTGAATGTTGGTCGTAAATGTAACCATGGTGTGATTTTAAAGGTTGTCACAACGAACATTTGTGGAAGCGATCAACATATGGTGCGCGGAAGAACGACTGCTCCAACTGGACTTGTTCTTGGACATGAAATTACAGGTGAAGTCATTGAAGTTGGAAGCGATGTTGAGTTCATTAAAAAAGGCGATCTCGTATCTGTTCCATTTAATATTGCTTGTGGGCGCTGTCGTAGTTGTAAAGAGCGTGACACTCATATTTGTGAAAATGTAAATCCTGATCGTCCAGGTTCAGCGTATGGCTATGTTGATATGGGCGGATGGGTCGGAGGTCAGTCTGAATATGTTATGGTTCCGTATGCTGATTTCCAGTTATTAAAATTCCCAGATAAAGATCAGGCAATGGAAAAAATAAAAGATTTAACAATGCTCTCAGATATTTTTCCAACAGGTTATCACGGTGCAGTCAGTGCAGGGGTCAAACCAGGTTCGACGGTTTATATTGCTGGAGCAGGTCCAGTTGGGTTAGCAGCAGCGCACTCAGCTCAATTACTCGGTGCGGCTGTTGTCATTGTCGGTGACCTGAACGGGGATCGGCTTCAACAAGCAAAAAGCTTTGGATGTGAAACCGTAAACCTTCATGAACATCCGGATCTTGGTGAGCAAATCGAACAAATTTTAGGGGTTCCTGAAGTCGACTGCGCCGTTGACTGCGTGGGATTTGAAGCGTCAGGACATGGAGCAAATGCAGGGGAAGCGCCGGCAACCGTACTTAATTCAATTATGACCGTAACACGTGCTGGCGGGAAACTTGGTATTCCAGGGCTTTATGTAACAGGGGATCCTGGTGGAATTGATGAAGATGCACGAATCGGGACATTAAAGGTGCGTCTTGGCCTTGGTTGGGCAAAAGCACATACCTTTGTAACTGGGCAAACACCTGTGATGAAATACCACCGTGACTTAATGGCAGCGATTTTAAGTGGAAGAGCACAAATTGCGAAAGCCGTAAATGCAACCGTTATTGCTTTAGAAGATGCGCCAAGAGGGTACCAAGAGTTTGATCAAGGTGCAGCGAGAAAGTATGTCATTGACCCTCACGGACTTGTAAAATAA
- a CDS encoding sigma-54-dependent Fis family transcriptional regulator produces the protein MPQENLVERVDIINRSWKRCQNFGLSPSDPMDDSILTGSALQEVLTENQSMIRHATLILENLYPAIHSQGLVTVIVDRNGTIIHKVGHLDNNETIDYLPVGSNWSEKRKGTNAMGLAIYEKKPIITHAEHHFYVKNHFLTCAASPIYSPTGELIGAVNISAKKEMYHLFTISLTMMMAESLQTRLLLDQTKQEKVLALKELELTSNLSTVPLLTLDRENTIIRANQKARFILGEDCIGDEFHVGKGYSVELISDQSQKFYSSVVSLNEANKKDETAKKLYSTSDIIGSCPKIEKVRNMITKAAFFDYPVIIYGKSGTGKELIAQSLHSHGSRFGKPFVAVNCSAIPENLIESELFGYEKGAFTGANQKGSPGKFEAANGGTIFLDEIGDMSLKAQAALLRVLQESIVTRVGGVKVIPINTRVIAATNKNLREEIKAGRFREDLYYRLKGIFITLPPLKDRTDILELTEHFINTLDHSPVSLSEEAKQKILAYHWPGNIRELKSVLIQASFLAVGNEIKADDLHFEDVYEQQTQQLAIVEKKPSSLRQTEKEAITQALTSAVWNISKAARILKISRNTLYLKMKKYGL, from the coding sequence ATGCCACAGGAGAACCTTGTCGAGCGGGTTGATATAATCAACCGTTCTTGGAAACGTTGTCAAAATTTTGGACTTTCACCTTCCGACCCTATGGATGACTCGATTTTAACCGGTAGTGCCTTACAAGAGGTATTAACTGAAAATCAGTCGATGATTCGGCACGCAACATTAATTTTAGAAAACCTTTATCCCGCCATTCACTCCCAAGGACTCGTCACAGTGATTGTTGATCGGAATGGAACCATTATTCACAAAGTAGGCCATCTGGATAATAATGAGACGATTGATTATTTGCCAGTTGGTTCCAATTGGTCTGAAAAAAGAAAAGGCACCAATGCGATGGGACTCGCCATCTACGAAAAGAAACCAATCATTACGCACGCTGAGCACCATTTCTACGTGAAAAATCACTTTCTTACCTGTGCAGCAAGTCCCATTTATTCTCCAACTGGAGAGTTAATAGGTGCGGTTAATATTAGTGCAAAAAAAGAGATGTATCACCTTTTTACGATTTCCTTAACAATGATGATGGCCGAAAGTTTACAGACCCGGCTGCTTCTTGACCAGACTAAGCAAGAAAAGGTGTTAGCATTAAAAGAACTTGAGCTAACATCAAACTTATCAACCGTTCCGCTTCTTACCCTTGACCGTGAAAATACGATTATTCGTGCTAATCAAAAAGCCCGTTTTATTTTAGGGGAAGATTGCATCGGGGATGAGTTTCATGTCGGAAAAGGTTACTCGGTTGAGCTCATCTCTGATCAATCACAAAAATTTTACAGCTCCGTTGTTTCTTTAAACGAAGCAAACAAGAAGGACGAGACGGCAAAAAAACTATACAGCACCTCAGATATCATTGGCTCTTGTCCCAAAATAGAAAAGGTTCGAAACATGATAACAAAGGCGGCTTTTTTTGATTACCCTGTCATTATTTACGGGAAAAGTGGAACAGGAAAGGAACTTATTGCACAATCATTACATAGCCATGGCTCACGATTCGGGAAACCATTTGTCGCTGTGAATTGTAGCGCGATCCCAGAAAATCTTATCGAAAGTGAATTATTTGGCTACGAAAAGGGGGCATTTACAGGGGCGAATCAAAAAGGATCTCCGGGCAAATTTGAAGCAGCAAACGGCGGAACCATCTTTCTCGACGAAATTGGCGATATGTCCTTAAAGGCCCAAGCAGCTTTACTCCGTGTCTTACAAGAAAGTATTGTTACACGAGTCGGCGGTGTGAAAGTCATCCCGATCAACACAAGGGTTATCGCGGCTACAAACAAAAACTTACGTGAAGAAATTAAAGCAGGACGCTTTCGAGAGGACTTATACTACCGGCTTAAAGGGATTTTCATTACCCTCCCGCCGCTGAAAGACAGAACCGACATCCTTGAATTAACCGAGCATTTCATTAATACATTAGACCATTCACCAGTCTCGTTATCGGAGGAAGCAAAGCAAAAAATCCTCGCCTATCATTGGCCAGGAAACATCAGAGAACTTAAAAGTGTCCTTATCCAAGCCTCCTTTTTGGCCGTAGGAAACGAGATTAAGGCGGATGATTTACACTTTGAAGATGTGTATGAACAACAAACTCAGCAATTAGCAATTGTAGAAAAAAAACCGTCTTCACTCAGACAGACGGAAAAAGAGGCCATCACCCAAGCACTAACATCTGCTGTATGGAATATAAGCAAAGCTGCGAGGATATTGAAGATTAGTCGCAATACACTGTATCTTAAAATGAAGAAGTATGGGTTGTGA
- the arr gene encoding NAD(+)--rifampin ADP-ribosyltransferase: MNDKKNVLDPGPFFHGTKAELKIGDLLEPLYLSNYQDKKSNHIYFTGTLNAAKWGAELAKSNSKERIYIVEPLGDFENDPNLTDKKFPGNPTRSYRSKSPLKIIAELSSWERHSDEEINHMLTSLKKLSEEGKNVIYD, translated from the coding sequence ATGAATGACAAAAAAAATGTCTTAGATCCTGGCCCGTTTTTTCATGGTACTAAAGCAGAACTGAAAATTGGAGACCTGCTTGAACCTTTGTACTTATCCAATTATCAGGATAAAAAATCTAACCATATCTATTTTACTGGAACATTAAACGCTGCTAAATGGGGTGCTGAATTAGCAAAATCTAATTCAAAAGAGAGAATTTATATTGTAGAACCATTAGGTGATTTTGAAAATGATCCGAACTTAACTGACAAAAAATTTCCTGGAAACCCAACACGTTCTTATAGATCTAAATCTCCTTTGAAAATAATAGCTGAATTAAGTTCATGGGAAAGGCATTCCGATGAAGAAATAAATCATATGCTTACATCTTTAAAAAAGTTAAGTGAAGAAGGAAAAAATGTAATATACGATTGA
- a CDS encoding SMI1/KNR4 family protein, protein MKLLDTNKKGVEESAIRETEQKLNIRFPDQYVQLFKLANGSEVGEWIFCF, encoded by the coding sequence ATGAAATTATTAGATACAAATAAAAAAGGCGTAGAGGAATCTGCGATAAGAGAAACAGAACAAAAGTTGAATATTCGTTTCCCGGACCAGTACGTTCAATTGTTTAAATTGGCCAATGGTTCTGAAGTTGGAGAATGGATTTTTTGTTTCTGA
- a CDS encoding DUF975 family protein, with protein MSNTEIKKRARQVLKGYWGKAISLTFILGLLVILLPAVVVAVVEIYLSGGFEAWFNTDSTPLASDVFSTILSILTTPLTIASLWFYLSISRKETPSLSNVFGIYRDGRTSFKTIIACYWMFLLTILWSLLLIVPGIIKSFSYSQTYFILKDHPSYTVNEAITESRKMMDGLKNQYFTLCLSFIGWGILSLLTLGIGFLWLVPYIQTCLAVFYSEAAAKQNNSTTETITP; from the coding sequence TTGAGCAACACCGAGATTAAAAAAAGAGCACGGCAAGTGCTTAAAGGATATTGGGGCAAAGCAATTTCGCTTACTTTTATATTAGGTTTATTGGTTATCCTTCTGCCAGCTGTGGTAGTAGCTGTGGTAGAAATTTATTTATCGGGCGGGTTTGAAGCCTGGTTTAATACTGACAGCACCCCTCTTGCTTCTGATGTATTTAGCACCATCCTTTCTATTTTGACCACTCCTTTGACTATTGCTTCTCTATGGTTTTATTTATCCATTTCTCGCAAAGAGACACCCTCTCTATCAAATGTATTTGGGATTTACAGAGATGGCCGTACTTCTTTCAAAACCATTATTGCCTGCTATTGGATGTTTTTGTTGACTATTCTTTGGTCGCTGTTGCTTATCGTACCTGGGATCATTAAAAGCTTTTCGTACTCGCAGACTTATTTTATTTTAAAGGATCATCCTTCTTATACGGTAAATGAAGCCATCACAGAAAGCCGTAAAATGATGGACGGATTAAAGAATCAGTATTTTACGCTTTGCCTGAGCTTTATTGGCTGGGGAATCCTCTCCCTTCTTACACTCGGGATCGGATTTTTATGGCTGGTACCGTATATTCAGACATGCCTTGCCGTATTCTATTCAGAAGCTGCTGCAAAACAGAACAATTCAACAACAGAGACGATTACACCTTAA
- a CDS encoding DUF4304 domain-containing protein produces MSLERDAMIKSLKEIVIPVLRELRFKGSFPHFYRKLEERADLLMFQFSMWGEALYVEISKCPSEGHVDRSGKHIPLNKVKVYDVDVFDGDGLPYRIRIGKEEKGMFEFNKDNTDKISWLIRNALSEAEEWWNSSPNWWSSKNIERN; encoded by the coding sequence TTGTCTTTAGAAAGAGATGCAATGATAAAGTCACTGAAAGAAATTGTTATTCCAGTCTTGAGAGAATTGAGATTTAAAGGATCATTTCCTCATTTCTATAGAAAATTAGAAGAACGTGCTGATTTACTAATGTTTCAATTTAGTATGTGGGGCGAGGCCTTGTATGTTGAAATTTCTAAATGTCCATCCGAAGGTCATGTAGATAGATCAGGTAAACACATTCCTCTGAATAAGGTAAAAGTTTACGATGTAGATGTATTTGATGGCGATGGTTTACCTTATAGAATTCGTATTGGGAAAGAAGAAAAAGGGATGTTTGAATTTAACAAAGACAATACAGACAAGATTTCCTGGCTAATAAGAAATGCTTTGAGTGAAGCTGAAGAATGGTGGAACTCTTCTCCTAATTGGTGGAGCAGTAAAAATATCGAAAGAAATTAA
- a CDS encoding SMI1/KNR4 family protein: MPPDYKAFLRITNGCRLFNDIEHGGEIELYSLEQILELNEHYDELDGCYDIAYIYQDNIVINSKLYSENQKNYLLWKDHTEQFTEAEPLQMNFELWLDRFVMSQGEKFWWWFIHTAENYYRLS; encoded by the coding sequence TTGCCGCCAGATTACAAAGCGTTTCTAAGAATAACAAATGGCTGCCGGTTATTTAATGATATTGAGCATGGTGGTGAGATTGAGCTTTATAGCTTGGAACAAATTCTCGAATTAAATGAGCATTACGACGAACTGGACGGTTGTTATGACATAGCATATATTTACCAGGATAACATTGTGATTAATTCTAAACTTTATTCAGAAAACCAAAAAAATTATCTTCTATGGAAAGACCACACAGAACAATTTACAGAAGCTGAGCCGTTACAGATGAACTTTGAGCTATGGCTGGACCGATTTGTTATGAGCCAAGGTGAAAAATTTTGGTGGTGGTTTATACATACTGCTGAAAATTACTATAGGCTTTCATAG
- a CDS encoding IS110 family transposase: MDPVVGLDVAKGESQVQAFLEKKKPYKGSFKVAHTLEGLESLHQYLREIEDLTGIRPPVVLESTGHYHTPVVQYFEEKGYLLIIINPLISYRAKNSSLRKVKTDVLDAYHLCELYYKEDLEHHKKRGIQLLNLRNLTRQHANITGIYVQTKLQFQAVLDQVFPEYRGVFGDLYSGVSLLTLLEYPTSEDVLATDEAVLTNKIDELCKSRSKNWANTQAKKLIEAATRNPFQKNLYQSHILSIEMYIKMLIEYQKHLSKLEDEIDALAKEMEEYKIIQSIPGIGEKIAATIISEIGEIDRFNHPKKLVAFAGIDPSIYESGRFKGTVNRITKRGSSRLRHALYMAVRCAIRDCRKKKTTNEIIPRNKKLREFYDKKREEGKPYKVAVIACANKLLQWIYALLKSYSTFQDIA; this comes from the coding sequence ATGGATCCAGTGGTTGGTCTGGATGTAGCCAAAGGTGAAAGTCAAGTTCAAGCGTTCTTGGAAAAAAAGAAGCCTTACAAAGGCAGTTTTAAAGTGGCACATACCCTTGAAGGACTAGAGAGCTTACACCAATACCTAAGAGAAATCGAAGACTTAACAGGAATTCGACCTCCGGTCGTTTTAGAGTCTACTGGGCATTATCATACACCCGTTGTTCAGTATTTCGAGGAAAAAGGTTATTTATTAATTATCATTAACCCACTCATCTCTTATCGAGCAAAGAACTCTTCTTTACGCAAAGTAAAGACGGATGTACTTGATGCTTATCATCTTTGTGAGCTGTATTATAAAGAGGATTTGGAGCATCATAAAAAACGAGGAATCCAACTCTTAAATCTTCGTAATCTTACAAGACAACACGCAAATATAACAGGCATTTATGTACAAACAAAACTTCAATTTCAAGCAGTGCTCGACCAGGTATTCCCTGAGTATCGAGGCGTTTTTGGGGATTTATATTCAGGTGTTTCTTTACTAACTCTATTGGAATATCCTACATCGGAAGATGTTTTGGCAACTGATGAAGCAGTGTTAACCAATAAAATCGATGAATTATGTAAAAGCCGTTCTAAGAATTGGGCAAATACTCAGGCAAAGAAGCTGATAGAAGCAGCAACTAGAAATCCCTTTCAGAAAAACCTGTATCAAAGCCATATCCTCAGCATCGAAATGTACATCAAAATGCTTATAGAGTACCAAAAGCATCTATCTAAGCTTGAAGATGAGATAGATGCTTTGGCAAAAGAAATGGAAGAATATAAGATTATCCAATCAATCCCTGGTATCGGAGAAAAAATCGCGGCAACGATTATTTCTGAAATTGGTGAGATTGATCGGTTTAATCACCCTAAAAAGCTTGTAGCATTCGCTGGAATCGATCCCAGTATCTATGAGTCTGGTCGATTTAAAGGCACTGTAAACCGGATTACGAAAAGAGGTTCAAGTAGATTACGTCATGCCTTGTATATGGCCGTTCGATGTGCCATCCGTGATTGTCGTAAAAAGAAAACAACGAATGAAATCATCCCGAGAAATAAGAAACTGCGTGAGTTCTATGATAAAAAACGGGAAGAAGGAAAGCCTTATAAAGTAGCTGTAATCGCATGTGCCAATAAGCTCTTACAGTGGATATATGCCCTTTTAAAAAGCTATTCCACATTCCAAGATATAGCTTAA
- a CDS encoding helix-turn-helix transcriptional regulator, with translation MKAENSHSIFSSGLRTVRIEKGLSQTGVCKALGLSTSALSSYEQGQRHPTINGLKILADFYNVTTDWLIGRDEYKPTKNDLVIQDPKLNYWYNDLSNASEEDWRKLRQLWEALKEK, from the coding sequence GTGAAGGCTGAAAACTCTCATTCTATATTTTCTTCAGGGCTAAGGACTGTCAGAATAGAAAAAGGATTGTCTCAGACTGGTGTTTGTAAAGCGTTGGGCTTATCGACTTCTGCTTTGTCAAGTTATGAACAAGGGCAGCGGCACCCTACTATTAATGGATTGAAAATATTAGCAGATTTCTATAATGTTACTACGGACTGGCTTATTGGACGAGATGAATATAAGCCTACTAAGAATGATTTGGTCATTCAAGATCCAAAACTAAACTATTGGTATAACGACCTTTCAAATGCAAGTGAAGAGGACTGGCGAAAGCTTCGGCAACTTTGGGAAGCTCTTAAAGAAAAATAA